The following are from one region of the Fusarium keratoplasticum isolate Fu6.1 chromosome 4, whole genome shotgun sequence genome:
- a CDS encoding Zn(2)-C6 fungal-type domain-containing protein codes for MASVSSRPSPNSSSPYDFESAPETDETWQYIDYTASSSGPSSIGFLSDPASGSLGSFAMIGNVHGNSPSPYISGNTPSSYVAGSTPSPYMAGNTPSPYVSGNTSSPFVPVNTPSPYVSGNDPSPSAASPLLLGEMDQTAFFSSNPSFPSQSENGNSDMFVTATTTADGGFGPAQGFMTPQQYLFPQQQQQDASQFSPQGLNGMLVAQRTGPSTRQGADETADMTLINNFGADMFSTGSGEQVQVPQVDLNMPQPLQSDPNVPPWNPTNTRGGEGIFIMDDFSSSPSPKSIHSQSSLSSNKASYGSSSGKSSTQIRKVKTGKVEKKKTEQSGKFVIVTPNSISAHAGRPNPFECFEAMARTSQRGRKGPLANATKENALQVRRVGACFCCHSRKVKCDKERPCKSCKKLMIQVPQVVCWQFQDFVPILFPDFIRGHLRKEVMTKFTAESIVSFQVNGVEQGCSVELFSGGRFQAVLAIEAKFFTPKTPDIIQHWHMVNVGPDRVELQSNGAAAIAVELEKTAERDSLKKRTKKYIQELITEPGFVDQVTESFRSTQLPRKILGIIKQYADETESLMVKRALSIYCMHYIMTRQLCLTRHTVDSLRSTGMIAQNDGFVTPRMLARQIKSVVDELMLREMQQLFELFSKSLKPKIRREWAPCTAAFLVLCLFMEAVETAADTFVVAGNEISMRNSARPEYDRSVALNTCKEVENMPFKQFAYQFHQVYQTHTKEANAKSFNPLFDSSFAEQGELDGPAVTFAAQLRELFFGEDWLELQFLAANDILPNSGSHPFPMSPETLYTGRLVAKFLMSFTDDKAIFGDSV; via the exons ATGGCGTCTGTATCTTCCCGGCCGTCGCCAAACTCTTCATCCCCCTACGACTTCGAATCCGCCCCCGAGACCGACGAGACATGGCAGTATATCGACTAcacggcctcgagctctggCCCGTCTTCCATCGGATTTCTGTCTGACCCTGCCAGTGGAAGCTTGGGTAGCTTTGCCATGATTGGAAACGTTCATGGAAACTCGCCCTCTCCTTACATCTCTGGAAATACTCCATCTTCCTACGTTGCTGGCAGCACACCCTCTCCCTACATGGCCGGCAACACACCATCCCCGTATGTGTCAGGGAACACATCCTCACCCTTTGTACCAGTCAACACTCCCTCACCATACGTCTCTGGGAACGACCCCTCCCCTTCAGCAgcctctcccctcctcctcggggaGATGGACCAGaccgccttcttctccagtAACCCATCGTTCCCCTCGCAGTCCGAGAATGGCAACTCAGACATGTTTGTGACAGCAACCACAACAGCAGATGGAGGCTTCGGCCCTGCGCAGGGCTTCATGACCCCCCAGCAGTACCTCTtcccgcagcagcagcaacaggaTGCGAGCCAGTTCTCGCCCCAGGGTTTGAACGGTATGCTGGTGGCGCAGAGGACGGGCCCCAGTACGCGGCAGGGTGCTGATGAGACTGCAGACATgaccctcatcaacaactttGGCGCCGACATGTTCTCGACCGGCTCGGGTGAGCAGGTTCAGGTGCCCCAAGTCGACCTCAACATGCCACAGCCGCTGCAGTCGGATCCAAACGTCCCGCCGTGGAACCCTACTAACACGAGGGGCGGCGAaggcatcttcatcatggatgaCTTTAGCAGCTCGCCTTCCCCCAAGAGCATTCACTCACAGAGCTCTCTCTCTAGTAACAAGGCCAGCtacggcagcagcagcggtAAATCATCAACTCAGatccgcaaggtcaagacaggcaaggttgagaagaagaagactgaGCAGTCGGGCAAGTTTGTCATTGTGACCCCCAACTCCATCTCGGCTCACGCCGGCCGCCCGAACCCCTTTGAATgcttcgaggccatggctCGCACCAGTCAGCGAGGCCGAAAGGGCCCCCTGGCGAATGCCACCAAAGAGAACGCCCTGCAGGTTCGGAGGGTGGGAGCTTGCTTCTGCTGTCACAgccgcaaggtcaagtgtGACAAGGAGAGGCCCTGCAAGAgctgcaagaagctcatgatTCAAGTCCCTCAGGTAGTCTGCTGGCAGTTCCAGGACTTTGTGCCCATCCTGTTCCCAGACTTTATCCGTGGTCATCTGCGTAAGGAGGTCATGACCAAGTTTACTGCTGAGAGCATTGTCAGCTTCCAGGTCAATGGAGTCGAGCAGGGCTGCTCTGTCGAGCTCTTCTCTGGAGGCAGGTTCCAAGCGGTCCtcgccatcgaggccaagttcTTCACCCCGAAGACCCCTGACATCATCCAGCACTGGCACATGGTCAATGTAGGACCGGACCGTGTTGAGCTGCAGTCCAACGGAGCCGCAGCCATTgccgtcgagctcgagaagacGGCCGAGAGGGACAGCCTCAAGAAGAGGACAAAGAAGTACATTCAGGAGCTCATCACCGAGCCTGGCTTTGTGGACCAGGTGACGGAATCCTTCCGCTCCACTCAACTCCCAAGGAAGATTCTTGGAATCATCAAGCAGTACGCCGATGAGACCGAG TCCCTCATGGTCAAGCGCGCCCTGTCCATCTACTGTATGCACTACATCATGACCCGACAGCTCTGCCTCACCCGGCACACGGTCGACTCGCTGCGGTCTACTGGCATGATCGCCCAGAACGACGGCTTCGTGACGCCCCGCATGCTCGCACGGCAGATCAAGTCAGTCGTAGACGAGCTTATGTTGCGCGAGATGCAGCAGCTGTTTGAGCTCTTCTCCAAGTCGCTCAAGCCCAAGATCCGGCGCGAGTGGGCTCCCTGTACCGCCGCCTTCCTGGTGCTCTGCCTCTTCATGGAGGCGGTCGAAACGGCGGCCGACACCTTTGTCGTGGCGGGCAACGAGATCAGCATGAGGAACAGCGCGCGACCCGAGTACGACCGCAGCGTGGCCCTCAACACATGcaaggaggtcgagaacATGCCCTTCAAGCAGTTCGCCTACCAGTTCCACCAGGTCTACCAGACGCacaccaaggaggccaaCGCAAAGAGCTTCAACCCGCTGTTTGACAGCAGCTTTGCCGAGCAGGGCGAGCTGGACGGACCCGCCGTGACGTTTGCGGCTCAGCTCAGGGAGCTCTTCTTTGGCGAGGACT GGTTAGAGTTGCAGTTCCTGGCGGCCAACGATATCCTCCCCAACAGCGGCAGTCACCCGTTCCCTATGAGCCCGGAGACCTTGTACACGGGTCGACTCGTGGCCAAGTTTCTCATGTCCTTCACCGATGACAAGGCCATCTTTGGAGACTCTGTTTGA